Proteins encoded by one window of Sphingosinicella sp. BN140058:
- a CDS encoding UDP-N-acetylmuramoyl-L-alanyl-D-glutamate--2,6-diaminopimelate ligase, translating to MLLGALTGTGDDRRVTGFAIDHRKIAPGTVFGAFRGTTFNGEDFIPQAVASGAIAVVARPEVKVEGALHVPAEEPRRAFARLAAKFFAPFPETVVAVTGTNGKTSNVELTRQLWRMAGHHAASIGTLGVTTADDQVTTGLTTPDVVTFLSNMAGLAREGVTHAAFEASSHGLSQYRTEGLPVRAAAFTNFTRDHLDYHGTMEAYFEAKMRLFTEVVEPDGTAIVWMDDAKSGEVVRRCRDRGVRVITVGTAGETLRLIERTPSQLGQTLIVEAEGQRHTIKLPLIGAYQAANALTAAGLVLATGGDLAQTFAGLARVQPVRGRLERAVISRAGAPVYVDYAHTPDAIEAAIAALRPHARGRLIIVFGAGGDRDVGKRSEMGATAARLADLVIVTDDNPRSEDPAVIRRHVLDGAPGAREIGGRRDAIAAAIAEAESDDIVLLAGKGHEQGQIVGDEVLPFDDVQVARECAI from the coding sequence ATGCTTTTGGGTGCGCTGACCGGAACCGGGGACGACAGGCGCGTCACCGGCTTCGCGATCGATCACCGCAAGATTGCTCCGGGCACCGTTTTCGGCGCCTTCCGCGGCACGACCTTCAACGGCGAAGACTTCATTCCTCAGGCGGTGGCGTCGGGCGCGATCGCCGTGGTGGCGCGGCCGGAGGTCAAGGTCGAAGGTGCGCTCCACGTCCCGGCGGAGGAGCCGCGGCGCGCCTTCGCCCGTCTGGCCGCCAAATTCTTCGCGCCCTTTCCCGAAACCGTTGTCGCGGTCACCGGCACCAACGGCAAGACCTCGAACGTCGAGTTGACACGGCAGCTGTGGCGAATGGCCGGCCATCACGCAGCGTCGATCGGAACCCTCGGCGTGACCACAGCCGACGACCAGGTCACCACCGGCCTGACTACGCCCGACGTGGTCACCTTCCTGTCGAACATGGCGGGCCTTGCCAGGGAGGGCGTCACCCACGCGGCCTTCGAGGCGTCCAGCCACGGCCTCTCCCAATATCGCACCGAAGGACTGCCGGTGCGGGCTGCGGCCTTTACCAACTTCACCCGCGACCATCTCGATTATCATGGCACGATGGAGGCCTATTTCGAGGCCAAGATGCGCCTGTTTACCGAGGTCGTGGAGCCCGACGGCACCGCAATCGTCTGGATGGACGATGCCAAATCCGGCGAAGTCGTCCGGCGCTGCCGCGATCGCGGCGTCCGCGTGATCACGGTCGGCACTGCCGGCGAGACCCTGCGGCTGATCGAGCGGACACCCTCGCAACTCGGTCAGACGCTGATCGTCGAAGCCGAAGGGCAGCGTCACACGATCAAGCTGCCGCTGATCGGTGCCTATCAGGCCGCCAATGCCCTGACGGCCGCGGGCCTTGTCCTCGCAACCGGGGGCGATCTGGCGCAGACCTTCGCCGGGCTGGCGCGGGTGCAGCCGGTGCGCGGCCGCCTCGAACGGGCGGTGATCAGCCGCGCCGGTGCGCCCGTCTATGTCGATTATGCGCATACGCCGGATGCGATCGAGGCCGCGATCGCCGCGCTCCGTCCCCACGCCAGGGGACGGCTGATCATCGTCTTCGGCGCCGGCGGCGACCGCGACGTCGGCAAGCGTTCCGAAATGGGCGCGACCGCCGCACGCCTGGCCGATCTCGTCATCGTCACCGACGACAATCCTCGGAGCGAGGATCCGGCCGTGATCCGCCGCCACGTCCTCGATGGTGCGCCCGGCGCGCGGGAAATCGGCGGCCGGCGCGATGCGATCGCGGCCGCCATTGCCGAGGCGGAGAGCGACGACATCGTGCTTCTCGCCGGCAAGGGCCACGAACAGGGCCAGATCGTCGGCGACGAGGTGCTGCCGTTCGACGATGTCCAGGTTGCGCGGGAGTGCGCGATATGA
- the murF gene encoding UDP-N-acetylmuramoyl-tripeptide--D-alanyl-D-alanine ligase, protein MTDAPLWTAAEIAAAVGGAASAEFAVSGIAFDSREVEPGHLFLALKGEATDGHLFLDKAFAAGAAGAVVSQPIEQPHVLVADTTAALNDLGRASRARSAAQICGVTGSVGKTGTKEALFAALDRGMPGAAHRSVKSYNNHTGVPLSLARMPREARFGVFEMGMNHAGELAALTRLVRPHVAIVTAIAPAHREFFASDEDIADAKGEIFQGLEAGGTAIIPFDSPHRDRLIAAARPHAARILTFGLAEGADIRAKDVVGAPGGGSLVTAILPQAALTFTIAQHGEHWVSNALAVLGAVEAMGGDLAAAGLAFADMPGLKGRGERHRIAAVGGEALLIDESYNANPVSMAATLKTFGAEEVSGRRIAVLGAMRELGTSSGDYHAALAGPIEAARVDLAILVGAEMAPLAKALGPRIKMAHVPDAASAIELVQDEFGPGDAILVKGSNSIGLAALVEALASGKS, encoded by the coding sequence ATGACGGACGCTCCGCTCTGGACCGCCGCTGAGATCGCCGCTGCGGTCGGCGGCGCCGCGTCGGCCGAATTCGCGGTCTCGGGCATCGCCTTCGATTCGCGCGAGGTTGAGCCCGGTCATCTCTTTCTGGCGCTGAAGGGCGAGGCCACGGACGGCCATCTGTTTCTCGACAAGGCGTTTGCCGCGGGGGCGGCCGGCGCGGTCGTGTCGCAGCCGATCGAGCAACCGCACGTGCTCGTCGCCGACACGACCGCCGCCTTGAACGATCTCGGCCGGGCCAGCCGCGCCCGCAGTGCTGCCCAAATCTGCGGCGTCACTGGCTCGGTCGGGAAAACCGGGACGAAGGAGGCGCTGTTCGCGGCGCTCGACCGGGGGATGCCCGGCGCTGCCCATCGCTCGGTCAAGAGCTACAATAATCATACGGGCGTTCCGCTGTCGCTGGCGCGGATGCCCCGTGAGGCACGCTTCGGCGTGTTCGAGATGGGCATGAACCACGCCGGCGAGCTCGCCGCCCTGACCCGGCTCGTCCGTCCTCACGTCGCAATCGTCACCGCAATCGCACCGGCCCACCGCGAGTTCTTCGCCTCGGACGAGGATATCGCCGACGCCAAGGGCGAGATCTTTCAGGGACTGGAAGCGGGCGGCACCGCCATAATTCCGTTCGATAGCCCGCACCGGGACCGGCTGATCGCCGCCGCGCGGCCGCATGCCGCCCGGATCCTCACCTTCGGCCTGGCCGAAGGCGCGGATATTCGCGCCAAGGATGTCGTCGGTGCGCCGGGCGGCGGATCGCTGGTCACGGCCATCCTGCCGCAGGCGGCGCTGACCTTCACGATCGCCCAGCATGGCGAGCATTGGGTGTCGAACGCGCTTGCCGTGCTCGGTGCGGTGGAGGCGATGGGCGGCGATCTCGCCGCGGCGGGGCTCGCATTCGCCGACATGCCCGGGCTCAAGGGGCGTGGCGAGCGCCACCGCATCGCAGCGGTCGGCGGCGAGGCGCTGCTGATCGACGAGAGCTACAATGCCAACCCGGTGTCGATGGCTGCGACATTGAAGACTTTCGGGGCCGAAGAGGTCTCCGGCCGTCGCATCGCCGTGCTCGGCGCGATGCGCGAACTCGGAACGTCCTCTGGGGATTATCACGCCGCACTGGCCGGGCCGATCGAGGCCGCGCGGGTCGATCTCGCGATCCTCGTCGGCGCCGAGATGGCGCCGCTGGCAAAAGCACTTGGCCCGCGGATCAAAATGGCGCATGTGCCCGATGCCGCGTCGGCGATCGAGCTCGTTCAGGACGAGTTCGGGCCGGGTGACGCGATACTCGTCAAGGGCTCAAACTCGATCGGTCTCGCCGCGTTGGTCGAAGCGCTGGCGAGCGGGAAAAGCTAA
- the mraY gene encoding phospho-N-acetylmuramoyl-pentapeptide-transferase — protein sequence MFYWIAEQLGFPGVLNLIRYITFRAGAATATALLIGLLIGPKFIGWLRVRQGKGQPIRADGPQTHLAKRGTPTMGGLMILTSLTVTMLLWMDFGNRYLWACLFITVGFGLIGFLDDYDKVTKRSHKGVSAKVRLLAEFVVAGIGCWIITRGVGTELYIPFYNGPVIDLGPFYVVFAAFVVVAFGNAVNLTDGLDGLATMPVIIASLALLVLSYVVGNSIFANYLGIPHVYGTGHLTVLCSAIVGAGLAFLWFNAPPAAVFMGDTGSLALGGALGAIAVSIQHEIVLGIIGGVFVVEALSVIIQVFFYKRTGKRVFKMAPIHHHFEQMGWSEPTVVIRFWIISFVLALAGLSTLKLR from the coding sequence ATGTTTTACTGGATCGCCGAACAGCTTGGCTTTCCCGGGGTGCTGAACCTCATCCGCTACATCACGTTCCGCGCCGGTGCGGCCACGGCGACCGCGCTGCTGATCGGGCTGCTGATCGGGCCGAAGTTCATCGGCTGGCTGCGGGTGCGGCAGGGCAAGGGGCAACCGATCCGCGCCGACGGGCCGCAGACCCACCTCGCCAAGCGCGGCACGCCGACGATGGGCGGCCTGATGATCCTCACCTCGCTGACGGTGACGATGCTGCTGTGGATGGATTTCGGCAATCGCTATCTGTGGGCGTGCCTGTTCATCACCGTCGGCTTCGGGCTGATCGGCTTTCTCGACGATTACGACAAGGTCACCAAGCGCAGCCACAAGGGTGTGTCCGCCAAGGTGCGTCTGCTCGCCGAGTTCGTCGTCGCCGGCATCGGCTGCTGGATCATCACGCGCGGCGTCGGCACCGAGCTCTACATCCCCTTCTACAACGGGCCGGTTATCGATCTCGGGCCGTTCTACGTCGTCTTCGCCGCCTTCGTCGTCGTCGCTTTCGGCAATGCGGTGAACCTCACCGACGGCCTCGACGGGCTGGCGACCATGCCGGTGATCATCGCCAGCCTCGCCTTGCTGGTGCTGTCCTACGTCGTCGGCAATTCCATCTTCGCCAATTATCTCGGCATTCCCCATGTCTACGGGACCGGTCACCTGACCGTTCTCTGCTCCGCGATCGTCGGCGCCGGCCTCGCCTTCCTGTGGTTCAATGCACCGCCGGCGGCGGTGTTCATGGGCGATACCGGCAGCCTCGCGCTCGGCGGTGCGCTCGGCGCGATCGCGGTCTCGATCCAGCACGAAATCGTCCTCGGCATCATCGGCGGAGTGTTCGTGGTCGAGGCGCTGAGCGTGATCATCCAGGTCTTCTTCTACAAGCGCACCGGCAAGCGTGTCTTCAAGATGGCCCCGATCCACCACCATTTCGAACAGATGGGGTGGTCCGAACCGACCGTCGTCATTCGCTTCTGGATCATCAGCTTCGTGCTCGCCCTTGCCGGCCTGTCGACCCTCAAGCTGAGATGA
- the murD gene encoding UDP-N-acetylmuramoyl-L-alanine--D-glutamate ligase produces the protein MIASEAFSGKSYAVYGLARSGRATVDALLASGADVTAWDEKPEARASLAPRDKLRIADPLVTALYGYSGIVVSPGVPINRHPIAERSRRSTVPLIGDIELFARARAGLPPHKVVGITGTNGKSTTSALLHHIVTSAGLPAALGGNIGLPILGQEPLPEGGVYVLELSSYQIDLTHSLDCDVAILLNVTPDHLDRYDGMDDYAASKARLFTMQSPEHAAIVAAEDDYTRAIAGQLEGRVILVSSADVRDQSRWPSLQGPHNAQNVAAAVAAARELGIDDALIARALETYPGLPHRMERVAEKHGILFVNDSKATNPTSTAPALAAYPAIHWILGGLAKSDDLDACLPYLDHVRAAYAIGDAADQFVKILSTNGKKVEKSVTLEKAIASAARQAGVGEVVLLSPACASFDQFKDYEARGAAFRAAVEALA, from the coding sequence ATGATCGCGAGCGAGGCCTTTTCCGGCAAGTCCTACGCCGTCTACGGCCTCGCGCGCTCGGGCCGCGCCACGGTCGATGCATTGCTCGCGAGCGGTGCCGACGTGACGGCCTGGGACGAGAAGCCCGAAGCAAGGGCGAGCCTCGCCCCACGCGACAAGCTTCGCATCGCGGATCCGCTTGTCACCGCGCTTTACGGCTATTCCGGGATCGTCGTCTCGCCCGGCGTGCCGATCAACCGGCATCCGATCGCCGAGCGTTCGCGTCGTTCGACGGTGCCTTTGATCGGCGACATCGAACTGTTCGCCAGGGCGCGGGCGGGGCTGCCGCCGCACAAGGTGGTCGGCATTACCGGCACCAACGGCAAGTCGACGACGAGCGCCCTGTTGCACCATATCGTCACCAGCGCCGGCCTGCCCGCGGCGCTCGGCGGCAATATCGGCCTGCCGATCCTTGGCCAGGAGCCGTTGCCCGAGGGCGGGGTCTACGTGCTGGAGCTGTCCTCCTACCAGATCGATCTTACCCATAGCCTAGACTGCGACGTCGCCATCCTCCTCAACGTCACGCCCGATCATCTCGATCGCTATGACGGCATGGACGATTACGCCGCGTCCAAGGCGCGGTTGTTCACCATGCAATCGCCCGAACATGCCGCGATCGTCGCCGCGGAGGACGATTATACCAGGGCGATCGCCGGCCAGCTCGAAGGACGGGTGATTCTGGTCTCCTCGGCGGATGTCCGCGATCAGTCGCGCTGGCCCTCGCTGCAGGGGCCGCACAATGCCCAGAACGTGGCGGCGGCGGTTGCGGCGGCGCGGGAGCTCGGCATCGACGATGCGCTGATCGCACGCGCGCTCGAAACCTATCCTGGCCTGCCGCATCGGATGGAGCGGGTCGCGGAAAAGCATGGCATCCTGTTCGTCAACGATTCCAAGGCGACCAATCCGACTTCAACCGCGCCGGCGCTCGCCGCCTACCCCGCGATCCACTGGATTCTCGGCGGCTTGGCCAAGTCCGACGATCTCGACGCCTGCTTGCCCTATCTCGATCATGTCCGTGCCGCCTACGCGATTGGCGATGCCGCGGACCAATTCGTGAAAATATTGTCTACAAATGGTAAAAAGGTCGAAAAGAGCGTGACGCTGGAAAAAGCGATTGCCAGTGCCGCACGTCAGGCCGGGGTAGGGGAGGTCGTCCTCCTCTCTCCGGCTTGCGCCTCGTTCGACCAGTTCAAGGATTATGAGGCGCGGGGGGCAGCGTTCCGCGCGGCCGTGGAGGCATTGGCATGA
- a CDS encoding FtsW/RodA/SpoVE family cell cycle protein — protein MSVMANLKDKTANRLGRSDRSAVGRWFWEIDRVLLFFVAVLIAIGLIAVAAASPAAGQRYSGGSVSFTPLHYFYRQLVWILLALPVMIGVSMLPRAKARRLCLLGAGFFTLLLFLVPVIGAEVNGARRWIGMGFTQFQPSEFLKPLYIVTIAWLLSLKNQDASLPIVPLTGLITALIALLLMQQPNFGETIIFVAAWVMLLTLSGAPMRFLVFLGLAGLAGIVLAYFFYPVATIRIDAFLFSGAEHDTYQTDSALRTLTAGGLFGAGPGAGMRKFQLPEPHTDYIFSVIGEEFGIIACLAIAVIYLVIVARVLIRLLHEEDQFVVLAAAGLVTQFGLQALINMAVNVQLAPSKGMTLPFISYGGSSMVALSIGMGLLLAFTRRNPYLHRSPYVVRWSGR, from the coding sequence ATGAGCGTGATGGCGAACCTGAAGGACAAGACGGCCAACCGTCTCGGCCGCTCCGATCGCAGCGCGGTCGGCCGGTGGTTCTGGGAAATCGATCGCGTGCTGCTGTTCTTCGTCGCCGTGCTGATCGCGATCGGCCTGATCGCGGTGGCTGCCGCTTCGCCGGCCGCAGGTCAGCGTTATTCGGGCGGCAGCGTCAGCTTCACCCCGCTTCACTATTTTTACCGCCAGCTGGTCTGGATCCTGCTCGCCCTCCCGGTGATGATCGGAGTGTCGATGCTGCCCCGCGCCAAGGCGCGGCGGCTTTGCCTGCTCGGTGCCGGCTTCTTTACATTGCTGCTCTTCCTCGTGCCCGTGATCGGCGCCGAGGTGAACGGCGCCCGGCGCTGGATCGGCATGGGGTTCACGCAGTTTCAGCCTTCCGAGTTCCTGAAGCCGCTCTACATCGTCACGATCGCCTGGCTGCTTTCGTTGAAGAACCAGGATGCGAGCCTGCCGATCGTGCCGCTCACCGGGCTGATCACCGCGCTGATCGCCTTGTTGTTGATGCAGCAGCCCAATTTCGGCGAGACGATCATCTTCGTGGCCGCGTGGGTGATGCTGCTCACCCTCTCCGGCGCCCCGATGCGCTTCCTCGTCTTCCTCGGTCTGGCCGGTCTTGCCGGCATCGTGCTCGCTTACTTCTTCTATCCGGTGGCGACGATCCGCATCGACGCCTTCCTGTTCTCTGGCGCGGAGCACGACACCTATCAGACCGACAGCGCGTTGCGGACGCTGACCGCAGGCGGCCTGTTCGGCGCCGGCCCCGGCGCCGGCATGCGCAAGTTCCAGCTGCCGGAGCCCCATACCGACTACATCTTCTCGGTGATCGGCGAGGAATTCGGGATCATCGCCTGCCTCGCCATCGCGGTCATCTATCTCGTCATCGTCGCCCGCGTGCTGATCCGCCTGCTGCACGAGGAGGATCAGTTCGTCGTCCTCGCCGCCGCGGGGCTCGTTACCCAGTTCGGCCTGCAGGCGCTGATCAACATGGCAGTCAACGTCCAGCTCGCCCCGTCCAAGGGCATGACTCTGCCGTTCATCTCCTATGGCGGCTCATCGATGGTCGCCTTGTCGATCGGCATGGGTCTGTTGCTCGCCTTCACGAGACGAAATCCCTATCTGCACCGCTCGCCCTATGTGGTGCGATGGAGCGGACGATGA
- the murG gene encoding undecaprenyldiphospho-muramoylpentapeptide beta-N-acetylglucosaminyltransferase, translating into MTFSRHYVLAAGGTGGHMIPAHALAEELMRRGHRVALVTDDRGARIPGLFDGVQVHILPAGRLSGGPLGWLRAVRKIFLGRAMALRLYETFRPSAVIGFGGYPALPALMAAQRDRIPTLVHEQNAVLGRVNRLVAGKVDAIATAYPNVDRLGKGHESKVHLVGNPVRDEVLALREQPYPELAEDGIFRVLVTGGSQGASILSRVVPEGLGMLPEHFRRRLQVTQQCRAEDIEQVRARYAGLGIPADLATYITDMPDKLAWSHLIIARAGASTIAELTAAGRPAILVPLPSATDDHQTANAREMAKAGGARMIPQRSFTPIELAKQMQKLGLEPDALANAASRARSVGRPDAAGDLADLVERTGRDLGADPLPSSETVLTPIPNGAYA; encoded by the coding sequence ATGACCTTCTCTCGCCATTACGTTCTGGCCGCCGGCGGGACCGGCGGCCACATGATTCCGGCGCATGCACTGGCCGAGGAGCTGATGCGCCGCGGTCACCGCGTCGCCCTCGTCACCGACGATCGCGGCGCCCGCATTCCGGGCCTGTTCGACGGTGTTCAGGTCCACATCCTGCCGGCCGGGCGCTTGAGCGGCGGCCCGCTCGGCTGGTTGCGCGCGGTGCGCAAGATCTTCCTTGGGCGCGCCATGGCGCTCCGCCTGTACGAGACCTTCCGTCCGTCGGCGGTGATCGGCTTCGGCGGCTATCCGGCGCTTCCCGCCCTGATGGCGGCGCAGCGAGACCGCATCCCGACCCTGGTGCACGAACAGAATGCCGTGCTCGGCCGCGTCAACCGGCTGGTCGCCGGCAAGGTCGACGCGATCGCAACCGCTTATCCCAATGTCGATCGGCTCGGCAAAGGTCACGAAAGCAAGGTCCATCTCGTCGGCAACCCCGTCCGGGACGAGGTGCTGGCGTTGCGCGAACAGCCTTATCCCGAGCTTGCCGAGGACGGTATCTTCCGGGTTCTCGTCACCGGCGGCAGCCAGGGTGCGTCGATCCTCAGCCGGGTGGTGCCGGAAGGTCTCGGCATGCTGCCGGAGCATTTCCGTCGCCGTCTCCAGGTGACCCAGCAATGCCGGGCCGAGGATATCGAGCAGGTGCGCGCGCGCTATGCCGGTCTCGGCATTCCGGCCGATCTCGCCACCTACATCACCGACATGCCGGACAAGCTTGCCTGGTCGCACCTGATCATCGCCCGTGCCGGCGCGTCGACGATCGCCGAGCTCACCGCCGCCGGGCGTCCCGCGATTCTGGTGCCGCTGCCGAGCGCGACCGACGATCACCAGACCGCCAACGCCCGCGAGATGGCGAAGGCCGGTGGTGCCCGCATGATCCCGCAGAGGAGCTTCACGCCGATCGAACTCGCCAAGCAGATGCAGAAACTCGGCCTCGAGCCCGATGCGCTCGCCAACGCCGCATCCCGCGCCCGCTCGGTCGGCCGGCCCGACGCCGCCGGCGATCTCGCCGATCTGGTCGAACGTACCGGCCGGGATCTCGGCGCCGATCCGCTTCCGTCCAGCGAGACCGTCCTGACTCCCATTCCCAACGGTGCTTACGCATGA
- the murC gene encoding UDP-N-acetylmuramate--L-alanine ligase produces the protein MRGVGTDIGTIHFVGIGGIGMSGIAEVMHILGYKVQGSDLSEGYVIEGLRKAGIPVTIGQHADNLGDAAVVVVSTAIRKDNPELVCAYERRIPVVRRAEMLAELMRLKSTVAVAGTHGKTTTTSMVASLLDAGGIDPTVINGGIINAYGSNARLGSSDWMVVEADESDGSFLRLDGTIAVVTNIDPEHLDHYGSFDKVKDAFVEFVENVPFYGAALLCVDHPEVQTIMPRLRDRRVVPYGFAAQADVRGDNVRPIAGGNLFDVSIRDRSGEVRTIRDIELPMPGRHNVQNALAAIGVAAELGIPDAVIAQGFAKFHGVKRRFTKVGEIEGATIIDDYGHHPVEIRAVLAAAREGAQGRVIAVVQPHRFSRLQNLMEEFRTAFNDADIVYVTPVYAAGEEPIEGVDAEALVEGLKERGHRSVKAVADLEDLCLQLRDIAAPGDMVICLGAGDITKWAAALADGIACARRDK, from the coding sequence ATGAGAGGGGTCGGCACCGACATCGGCACCATTCATTTCGTCGGCATCGGCGGGATCGGCATGTCCGGCATCGCCGAAGTGATGCACATCCTCGGCTACAAGGTGCAGGGTTCGGACCTATCCGAAGGCTATGTCATCGAAGGTCTCCGCAAGGCGGGGATCCCGGTCACGATCGGTCAGCATGCCGACAACCTCGGCGACGCCGCGGTGGTGGTCGTCTCGACGGCGATCCGTAAGGACAATCCCGAGCTCGTCTGCGCCTACGAACGCCGCATACCGGTGGTTCGCCGCGCAGAAATGCTCGCCGAGCTGATGCGGCTCAAGTCGACGGTCGCCGTCGCCGGGACCCACGGCAAGACGACGACGACCTCGATGGTCGCCAGCCTGCTCGACGCGGGTGGGATCGATCCGACCGTGATCAACGGCGGCATCATCAACGCCTATGGTTCCAACGCGCGGCTCGGCAGCTCCGATTGGATGGTGGTCGAGGCGGACGAGAGCGACGGCAGCTTCCTGCGGCTGGACGGCACGATCGCGGTCGTCACCAACATCGATCCCGAGCATCTCGATCATTATGGCAGCTTCGACAAGGTCAAGGACGCCTTCGTCGAGTTCGTCGAAAACGTCCCCTTCTACGGCGCAGCTCTGCTCTGCGTCGATCATCCCGAAGTGCAGACGATCATGCCGCGGCTTCGCGACCGGCGGGTCGTGCCCTATGGCTTCGCGGCCCAGGCCGACGTTCGCGGCGACAATGTCCGCCCGATCGCCGGGGGCAACCTCTTCGACGTCTCCATCCGCGACCGAAGCGGAGAGGTCCGCACCATCCGCGACATCGAACTGCCGATGCCGGGCCGCCACAACGTCCAGAACGCGCTCGCGGCCATCGGCGTCGCCGCGGAACTCGGCATTCCCGATGCGGTCATTGCCCAGGGCTTTGCCAAGTTCCACGGCGTCAAGCGCCGCTTCACCAAGGTCGGCGAGATCGAAGGCGCGACGATCATCGACGATTACGGCCACCACCCGGTCGAGATCCGCGCGGTGCTGGCCGCGGCCCGCGAAGGCGCGCAGGGCCGGGTGATCGCCGTCGTCCAGCCGCATCGCTTCAGCCGGCTGCAGAATCTGATGGAAGAGTTCCGCACCGCATTCAACGACGCCGACATCGTCTACGTCACGCCGGTCTACGCCGCCGGCGAGGAGCCGATCGAGGGCGTCGATGCCGAGGCCCTGGTCGAAGGCCTCAAGGAACGCGGCCACCGCTCGGTCAAGGCGGTTGCCGATCTGGAGGATCTCTGCCTGCAGCTGCGCGACATCGCAGCGCCGGGCGACATGGTGATCTGCCTGGGCGCCGGAGACATCACCAAATGGGCTGCCGCCCTCGCCGACGGCATTGCCTGCGCGAGGCGCGACAAATGA
- the murB gene encoding UDP-N-acetylmuramate dehydrogenase, which produces MSSATLDMPALAGTIAPSGSLADFIWFRTGGPAEWLVRPRDVDDLAQFLRALDPAVPVLPVGVGSNLIVRDGGVSGVVVRLPKSFAKVAIEPGNRVRAGGGAMGITVASAARDAGIAGLEFLRGIPGTTGGAVRMNAGAYGRDTSDILIEATLVLRDGRVETWAAERLGYTYRHSDVPAGAIVVEALFEGTAGDPAVIGAEMDRIAEEREASQPLRSRTGGSTFKNPPGRKAWQLVDEAGCRGLRLGDAQVSEKHCNFLLNLGSATAADIEALGEEVRRRVLAQSGVSLEWEIQRVGVEA; this is translated from the coding sequence ATGAGCTCGGCGACGCTCGACATGCCCGCGCTTGCCGGCACCATCGCTCCCTCGGGATCGCTTGCGGACTTCATCTGGTTCCGCACCGGCGGCCCCGCCGAGTGGCTGGTGCGTCCCAGGGATGTCGACGATCTTGCTCAATTCTTGCGGGCACTCGATCCTGCCGTGCCGGTGCTGCCGGTGGGAGTCGGCTCAAATCTGATCGTCCGCGACGGCGGCGTTTCGGGGGTGGTCGTGCGGCTGCCCAAGAGTTTCGCCAAGGTCGCGATCGAGCCCGGCAACCGAGTTCGCGCGGGCGGCGGCGCGATGGGCATCACGGTCGCGTCGGCGGCACGCGACGCGGGCATCGCCGGCCTCGAATTCCTCCGCGGCATTCCCGGCACCACCGGCGGAGCCGTCCGGATGAACGCCGGGGCCTATGGCCGCGACACGTCCGACATCCTGATCGAGGCGACCCTCGTGCTGCGCGACGGCCGTGTCGAGACCTGGGCGGCCGAGCGGCTTGGCTATACCTACCGGCACAGCGACGTTCCGGCCGGCGCAATCGTTGTCGAAGCCCTGTTCGAAGGCACGGCTGGCGACCCGGCCGTCATCGGCGCAGAGATGGACCGGATCGCCGAGGAGCGCGAAGCGAGCCAGCCGCTCCGTTCCCGGACAGGCGGCTCGACCTTCAAGAACCCGCCCGGCCGCAAGGCGTGGCAACTGGTCGACGAAGCCGGCTGTCGCGGCTTGCGCCTCGGCGATGCCCAGGTCTCCGAGAAACATTGCAACTTTCTGCTCAACCTCGGCAGCGCCACGGCCGCGGACATCGAGGCGCTCGGTGAAGAGGTTCGCCGGCGCGTGCTCGCGCAATCCGGGGTGAGCCTGGAATGGGAAATTCAGCGCGTAGGAGTTGAAGCGTGA